TTGTTATTCATGATTTGAGTGTTTTTGATTTTCTGAAATTTTCCGGTGTGATACCGGTTTCTTTTTTATAAAAGGTGATGAAATAAGATGCACTTTCAAAGCCCAGCTCGTAGGCTATTTCAGCTACAGACTGAGCCGTGTGATGCAATAGTCTGCCAGCTTCTTTTACAATTCTGGATCTGATTATACTACCGCTGGTAGTGTGATAAAATTCATGGCAGAGCTTATTCAGGTAATTGGTTGTAATGTGTAACTGGTCTGCATAAAAGGATGGATGACGATGATGCGCATAGTTGTCCTCAACCAGTTGTTCGAACCGGATGATTTTTATGTGCTTTATGTTTTTTTCTTCCTTTACAGGCAGTTTAAATATTGATCTGTCTAATTCGTGTAAGAGTATATTTAAATAGGATCTTAACAGGTCATGTTTTCCTTCAAATATATTTTCGAATTCGTTTTGTATCTGCATCAAAAGATGATCCCATTTACCTGACTGTTCATGACTGATCCTTGTTGCAATGGATACATGTTGTGTCATGAATGCGAACCTGTGCAACACATTATTATTATACCGTAATGAAAAGAAATGCTCTGTAAAGCACACCATAAAGCCGGTTGCCCTGTTATTTAAATCTAAGCAACAGATACTGTTCGGTTTTGCAAAAATTACTTTTGGCCCTTCTGCATGGATTTTTTCATTATCAATAGTCACCCACCCCGCAGCATCCCATACATAAATTAGCATGTAATAAGATAGCCTGTGCAGGTGCTCCAGAAAAGGATAGTGTAGTAAGAGATAAGGAAGTACGTCTATCCGGAAATCGTTTGTATCCGGGCCAAAAGTAGATAATGAGTAAACCGGGATTGCCTCCCTCATAGTTTATTATTAGTACTTACTGGTGAATAAAAAGGTTAGTTCAGTTGAAACTAACTGATGGGTGGGCGAAGAATAGGGTATTTGATACCGCTTAACAGCGCTGTAGTGATATCGGGAAATTCATTTAAAATAATGGCAACAGGGCATGATTGTGCTGTTATCTCAATATCATGCACCCAAAGTGTGACTGGAGCCTGTTTCAGTTCGACTGTTCTTTTTTCTCTTTCCTGTTCTTTTTCCAGTTGTTTTTCAAGGAAGCAGGCACCTTTACAAATTGGCATCCTGTCAAACCTGTTAATGCAATAATTAGCTGCGATGTAGTCCCGTTCCAGATAAAACAGTCCTACCAGCCAAACATTGGCAGTTGTCTGAATGAACAGAGAGAAGATAAGTAATATGGCTGCAAGCCTTTTCAAATAATATTTATGTTTTTTCTTTTAACAATATATGGATATCCCGGATGAGTCGTCCGGTTTCGGTACTATCAGTGCCATCATATACTCCCCGGATATGCCTGTTTTGGTCAATTAACAAAAAACCGCCGCTGTGGGTAAAGCCTCCAGGTATTGTGCTATCAGGGTATACAGTGGCATAATAGGATGCTGCCAGTTTATAAATAGTATCTGCAGGGGCTGTAACAAAGTGCCATCGTTCAGTTTGCACACCAAGGGATGTGCTATAAGCTTTCAGGCGGGGTATGGTATCGTATTCGGGGTCGATAGTATGTGAGAGGAAGTTGACGTTTCTGTTATCATCAAAGGCGTGATATACTTTTAGCATTTCCTTTGTCATAGTCGGGCAGATAGTAGGGCATGACAGGAAGATAAAATCTGCAACATAAATTTTGTCTGCAAAGGTATTGTTGGTAACCTGGTTACTATCCTGATCAGTAAGTGTAAAGTTTGTAATAACCGGATAGATCGTATCGGTTATTCCTGTGACAGGATTTGTTCTGTAATCAGCATCTCCCAGCATGGGTAGTTTGCCAGGTTGGGTATGGCAGGAGATGAGTCCTGCTGTGATAATAAGTAGTAACGCTGTCAGTATCTGCGTTTTCATACATGTTAATTTAAAGGTATGCTGCTTTTTTTAGCAGCATACCTTTCATCCTTTAAAATCGCACTGCTATACTGGCAGAAATTCTGCGCAGCATTCCGGGAGTAAAGGTGCCGGACCCACCTGTATAGTAGGCCTTGTTGCCAATATTATCTGCAATAATAGCAAATCTGTATCGTGCATGATTGTAGAACAAAGATGCATTGATGATTGTGTAACTATTGAGGTAAAACTGGCCATTGATTGTATTATTAATAATCAGATTGCGGGATGCATAATTACCGCCGGCTCCGATTCCTAATCCGATTGGTAGCTGATAGCTGGCATAGAAGTTCACCATTTTATCAGGACCGGAACTAACAGGGCGTAGTCCTTTGATAGTACTGTCTGCCGATGTCATATTACTATCATTGTAAGCGAAGCCTGCATTGAGAAATAATCCTTTCACCGGTTTTGCCTGCAAATCGATTTCGACACCTTTGCTGTACTGAGAACCTTCCTGTATGCTATAAGTGGGATTAGCCGGATCGGTTCTTACTGTATTGTTTACCTTTATATCATAGTAGCTGACAGTAGCACTTAAAATATCTTTTGCCAGATCGGCCTTAATACCACCTTCCAGTTGGTTTGCGTACTGGGGCTTAAACGTTGACACGGTACCATCAGGTTGTGTGACTGGTGCTACGTTCTGAAATCCATTGGTATAGTTGCCAAATACGGACAGATGATCTTTCAGGATTTCATATACAAATCCAAATTTCGGGGAAAATGATGTTTGTTCATAATTCCCGGAAATAGCCACAGTGGCGGTATTGGTAGTCCCCTTATTGTCATATCGATCTACACGCAAACTAATCATCACATTCAGGCGGTCGGTAATATTGAGCACATCTGAGGCGTAGGCTGCATAGGTATAAATCGAACTGGATGAGTATGTGGGTGTGTAATTATTGAGTTTGGTATTGATTGCTGTGGCGTTAATTGCATTGTATGATGGCATACTGCCGTGGAGGTTAAGTGTATCAAATGATACGCGTCCACTTCTTCCATTGAGTGCATTGGAGGAGAAGTTGGATGTATTCTGGTAGAATTCAAGTCCTGCCACCAGGCGATTGCGCAATTGCCCGATTTTAAAATCTCCAATAAAGTTTTGCTGCACCTGGCGAATGATGTAAGTACTGGTCAGGTATTGGGAGACATTTCTAATTAGCAGGCTATCTCCTTTTGGTAAACTAAAAGTAAGATAGTTGCCGGTATTCTCTGCACGGGTACTGATCAGATTAGTTTGAGAGGTCCATTGGCTGGAAATCTTATAATTAATCTGGCCATAAAAACTAATATTCGGGTCTTTTAAAGTAATGCCATTATTGCTGTAAGACCGTTTATATTCCAATGGCAGTGCTTCAGGTGTAGCTGCCCAGGTTTGTGTGGAACCGGTTTGTTTTGGTCCTGTGGGAATGAACTGAGGCATAGAGGTACTTTCACGGGAATATATTTCTGCATCCAGGAAGAATGTAAGTCTGTCACTTGCTTTATAGGTCAGACTGGGAGCTACAAAAATACCACGAAGGAAGCCAGCATCCTGAAAACTCCCTTCGTAATGATAGGCTGTATTCACACGCATCAGTGCTGTTTTGTCTTTATTGAGCGGGGTATTGATATCTGCGGTAAATCTATTGAGGTCATAGCTACCTCCCTGAAAACCGACTTCTACCATTGTGCTGTCAAAAGGTTTTTTGGTAATTCTGTTCAGCACACCGCCAAATGATACCAGAGAGCTACCAAAGAGTGCACCTGAAGGTCCTTTGATAACAGATAACTGTTCTACATTGGCCATATCCATATCACCGGTCACATATCCTGCTACGCCATTGCGGATATAATTTCTGGTATTAAAGCCTCTGCTAATGTAGTAGGACGATACAGATGCCCATCCTTTGCTGACACCGGGTGCATTCCTTGTAATAATGCTGTTCAGATCGGTAAGGCCCTGTTCACGAATAAGCTGGTTGGAAATGGTGGTAATCACCTGTGGATTTTCCAGGTAACGAAGTGGCAGTCTGGCACTGAAAGAGCTAGCTTTATCTTTGGCGCGTACCAGGTGAGTACCAATAGTGACTTCATTTAGCTGTCTGGTAGATCTGTTTAGCTCGAGAGTTAAAACTAAATTTTTTCCCTGGCTGATGATTATATTTTGTTTGGTGGCAGTATATCCGGCACCCGTAGCCATCAGTGTATAAGTGCCGGTTTGTATTTTATTGATGATAAAAGTTCCTTCTTCATCGGTCACTGCTCTGTAGGAAGTTCCTTCAAGACTGATTACAATATGGGAGAGCGGATCACCAGTATTGGTGGTGATTGATCCCTGGATCGATTGACCCAGTGCTGGTATTGTGAATAAAAAGAGAATTAAAAATTGAATGTATTTCATGTTTGTGCCGTTCGTCTTTATTTTATATACTTCCCTGGATTTTTTAAGAAGTTTTTTTTACATGTTTCTGAGCAGAAGTAATATGTTTTACCTTTGTATTCAGTATTTATTTTTTTATCCACCATCGGCATTCTACAAACCACATCTGATGCAGAAGTATCAAGATTGTTCATATTCATGGGATGGGCATCCCTTTGAAATTTCATACCTGCACCAGGTAAAGGCCATGCTTCTTCGCGATGTGGGTAATATTGCATACCTCTGGCCACCATACTGCTCATTCTATCGCCACTATAACGTTCTACCAGATGAAGTGCACCATCAATTCCGGAGGTGACCCCTGAAGTAGTAATAATATTTCCTTCATCTACATACCTGACCTCTTTTACTAAAGTAAGGTTAGGAAATGTTTCACCGAAATCGTCTGCCACGAAGAAATGGGTAGTAGCTTTATGATGATCCAGAATACCGGCTGCTCCCAGCAGGTAAGCTCCAGTGCATACAGACATTGTTACTGCCACGCTATCTTTGTATTGCCTGATAAATGAGCACATGGCACTATCTTCCCGGAGAGAATCGATTACTTTCATACCTGCTCCTGGAATCACCAGCACATCTGGTTTGGGCATATTGCTTATCTGATAATCGGGTTGTATACCTATATGACCATCTGTAAATACCATTCCTGGTTTAAATGCGACTGTATACACCTGGTACTGGCCCCTGGTCACACTCCCAGCCTTAATAAAAACATCAGCAGGTCCGGCAAAGTCCTGTAATTCCATTCCATCGTAAGCTAATACGGCCACTTTTATAACAGGTTTTTCTGCGGGGATATTTTGTGCAAAAACAGCTCCTGTCCCCCAGATCAGGGAGATAAATACAAAAAGTTGTCTCATTATAGATTATTAAAAGTTAGATGTGGTCCTGTACATTCTCAAACAGTTTGATATGTACATATTTCTCATAGTATTTTATAACCATGATTCTGAAATATATTCTGATTACCAGCGCCAATACCACTGCTAACATGACAATAGCAGCCCAAAGACTACCTTGTTCAGAGACCAATAATTTTCCGTAATTGTAGACGCAATATAAAAGTGAAACTGCGGCTGCCAGGCGGAAAAGCTGTCTGAATTCCGGGTATAAATAGCTGGGCCTGATGCGGGTAAAAACCGCATTGAACAAATTTTTCATAATCTATCGTTAGGTGATGCAAAAGACAAGCTCATGTAAATAAATTACATGGCATTTCAGTGAAGTATATATCAACTAACAGGAGGGAGGATGGAAGTGAGAACGGGGCATTTCAACAATGGTGATATCATTATCGAAAAAATATTTATCTGATATAATGATGAAGGCCGGGTTATTTAGCTGAATGGAGGGAAAGGTTGAAACGACAAGCTCACTACTGTTTTCGCTTCTTTTTTCCGGCGCTTTGTTTTCCTTGTTTTCTTCCTGTTTCAGCTTCTTCATCATCTGGCACTTACCGTTACAGTGCATGGATGGCCGGGCCTTGTTTTCGCAATTTTCAGCAAATGTGGCTGTATTGGTATAATAGTCAAACACAATGAGTGCCTTATTTAATGACTGGGTCATTACGACCGTCATTAATAGAAGTACTACTATTTGTTTTAATATTCCCAATACGCGATTTTTTGCAAAAATAGCCTTTATAATGGAAATATAAGGGTTCATTTAATATTTTATAATATGCCCTTATGTGATTTGATTCGTAAAATATATTAGTTTTGCAGATCAATTGCCAGCGTATCTGTTCATGAACCATTGCTTAAAATATATTATCCTCTATCTGACAATGGTTGCTATTTTTATATCAACCTTTAGTAAGAGTATTTTACTTTTACGGTTCTACATGAATCAAAGGGCGATTGTTGAACAATTTTGTATCAATAAGGACAAACCAATGATGCATTGTAATGGTCATTGTTATTTAAGAAAGCAGATGCAAAATGAACAGCAACAGGAGGAAGCGCTTGCTGATGCCTGGGGCAAAAATGAAATGTTTGTTTGTCATGTGAATATCCCCCTGCTACCTGCAGCAATTTCCTCTGAGCCTATAGATATTAACCAGTTTGTGCCAGGTAAGATTTCCCTACATCTGCGTTTAATTGATAAAAGATTGTTGAAACCTCCCATTGCTGCCTAAAGTCTTCAGTCATTTATTCAATCGTTTAACTTAATCCAATACTTGTCCTGTTTTAATTACAGCGGGATAATCCTTTATGCATTCCATCCATCCTGCTGACGATGAATCAGCATCATGATTGGCTTGCCTTTAATACAACAACAATGAAAGAGGTTTTATACATTTTATCAGGGATTTTTTTATTCACGAATGTACAGGGGCAGTCTATTAAAGGGACAGTTTCAGCTGTCAACAACAATGGCATTGATGGTGCTACTATTACAATTTTAAATGCTGGCAAGTCTACTTCATCTGATCGGGCTGGTGATTTTAAGTTTGCCGGTATCTTACCTGGAACATATCAATTAAGCGTTAGTGCTATTGGGTTTGCAACAAAGATTATTGGTGCAAAGGTAGTGGCTGGTCAGGTAACAGAATTGCATATTACCTTGACGGAACAGAACCGGCAATTAAGTGAGGCTGTTGTAACGGCTAACAAGCGGGAAGAAGATATCATCAAAGTCGCCACTTCTATCACCTCACTTTCAGCCAAAAAGATCGAAGACAACCGTGTGTGGGGGTTAGGAGACCTGGCAGCTATAGTACCCAATTATGCTTACCAGGAGCTAGGTGTGGCTTACCAACAGATACAATCTATCAGAGGAATTCAGGCTTTCAGTGAGAATCCTGCTGTTTCTACCTATATAGATGATGTAAATAACCTTGATATTTTGGCTAATGGTGCGGCCTTAACAGATGTAGAGCGTATAGAAGTATTAAGAGGGCCCCAGGGAACCTTATTTGGCAGAAATGCAATGGGAGGCGTGGTAAATATTATTACAAAGAAACCTACAAATAATGCAACTGGATTTGTAGAAGCTGGTGCAGGCAACCTGGCATTGCAACGTTTTAGTGCAGGTATAAAAACGCCTATTGTAAAAGACAAATTGTTTTTTGGATTTACAGGATTGTATCAATCAAAAAATGGATTTTATGTGAATGATACCACTGGCACTGGGGCTACAGATGGCAGTATAAATGGAAAAAGATTAGGGGATGTCAAAAATATTTATGGCAATCTGTTTTTAAAATGGCTGCCTACAAGCCGGTTAATGTTTACATTGAATATAAAGGGACAAAGAGACTGGAGTAATAATTCTACTTATATGGTTTCCCAATTTAATGATTCAGTCGGATTTGCTGATCCTAACAAACTTAATCTTGGCAGAATTGGGCAAGACCAAAGAAATATATTCAATAACTCTCTTGTTGTTAAATATTCGGCAAGCTCATTTACCATTACTTCTATTTCTGCCTACCAAAACATCCGTATGGGATATAAGGATATTTATTTCCCGGGATATTATAGTTCCTTTTATGACAAAAAGCCGGGCGAATTATTGCCTCCGCAGGTGGTGTATAGTGAAGAAGTACGTATTAATTCGAACAGCGATACAAAGTTGCAATATACTGCAGGTATATATGGATTTTCACAAAAAAGTCATGGCGGGGATAACGTGTATGAGTTATCTGCGGCTGATGCAGCCACATATGGTTACCCGGATGGATCATATATTATCGCCAGGAATGATGGCAAAAACTACGGACTGGCTGGCTTTGGAGAAGTGAGCTATCAGCTGACAGATAAACTAAAGGCGACGGTTGGTCTGCGTTATGATTACGAAAACAGGCAATCTACTTTCAACGGTTTTGGAGATGCCATCCTCATGAATGGCGAAGTGACCAACTATGTACCAGATACTACTGCCAAAGGGACTTATTCTGCATTTTCACCAAAATTTGTACTTAGCTATGCGGTGAATAGCCATTCGAATGTGTATGCTAGCTACAATCGGGGGTTTCGTGCAGGTGGTATAAACGCGCAACGTTTTACGACAAGTACTAATGCTAAGCAGACTTTTGATCCTGAATATTCAGACAACTTTGAAATTGGGTATAAGACAAACCTTGCACAAAATAAAGTTAGCATTGCAGCATCTGCATTCCTGATAAAATGGAAAGATATGCAGATGAGTAACATCGTTGCACCATTTACCTACGCTTTGGAAAATGTTGGTAATTCCCGGTCGATGGGGCTGGAACTGGAAATTTCTGCTATACCGGTGAATGGTTTACAGCTGGATGGCAGTGTAGGATTGAATAAAACCAAATATGAAGATTTTGATTTGGTCAGGGTAGATTATGCTACAGGGATAGAGACAAAAACACCTATAGCAGGGAATAGTTTGTCCAACACACCCAGCCATACAATTTACCTGGCAGCACAGTATGAATTTGGGCTTACCAAAAAAATGAGAGCAGTGATCCATGGGGATGTACGTAATATAGGCACTTATTATTCTGACATGCAAAACACGATCAAACAACCTACGTATACTTTGCTAAACACCAGGGTTGGATTAAACTATGACAACTATGGGTTATTCTTTTGGGGACAAAACCTGAGCAATGAGCGATATCTTTTATACGGTAACGGTGATAATAGTTTTGGTAGAAATGTGATCATGTCAGGCCCAAGAACTTATGGTGTGACTTTAAGCGCAAGATTTTAAAACTATTTTTCATTTTGAATAAAAAAACAATGAAGAAAATTATGTTGGCATTTGCAATAGTTACCACTATTGTGTCCTGTAAGAATAAAAAAGAAGCTACAGATGTTAAGGCGAAAGGTCATGACGAGCAACTGGCGGAAATGTTTCCTGCACCCAAAGTTGATATCAAGACGGTAGGTATTTTATTATACGATGGATATTCAACCCTGGATGCCATGGGGCCTTATAATGTATTGGGAGAGTTAATGGGAACAAATGTCTTTTTTGTAGGGTTACACAAGGGCCTGGTTGCAGATGGCAGAGGCATGAAAGTACAGGTAGACACTTCCATTGATGAAGTAAAGCATTTGGATATTCTTGTCATTCCTGGCGGTTTTAAAGAGACCTACGAATTGACAAAGGACACTAACCTGCTTAACTGGATCAGGGCGATAGACTCATCATCCGTCTATACCACAAGTGTCTGCACAGGTGCATGGATACTGGGCGCTACAGGCGTATTAAAGGGTAAAGAGGCAACAACACACTGGTGGGGAAAGAAGATCCTTGCAGCGGAATTCGGCGCAAAGGTGCAGCAAAAAAGATATGTAAGAAGTGGTAAGTACTGGACCAGTGCAGGTATCACTGCTGGAATGGATATGGGCCTTGCGCTAATCAACGAGATCAGAGGAGAGAATTATACGAAAGCAATTATGCTTGACCTGGAGTATGATCCACAACCCATTTATAAAGGAGGAAGTGATTATAATACAGATACTACCATCGTAAACGCGATGCGTACTATGTATGATATGGGAATGGAAAAGGTATTGCATCCGGTCACTACATATGAGAATATTAAATTTGATAATAATAAAGACCCGTTTTGTGGAATGCCAATAACGACTGGGGTAGTGGATACAGTTCATTATAATGGAAAGATATATGGATTTTGTAGCAAGGGGTGTAAAGATGGATTTATGAAGGATCCTGCTGCATATGCCGGGTTATATAAATAGCAATTTCATCATCATGTGCAGCTGACACTGCATATGATGATGCGAAAAATTCCATCAGCAATCTGTTAAAAAAGGTGCGCTATCAGTTGATATGAAAATAATGATTATTAAAACAATATGAAGAAGGAAATTACAGGAATTGTAATGATGACACTTGCCTTGTTCCCTATCAGCGCAATAGCGCAGGAATATGGTAAAAAGGACTTAGACACAATTACGATCAGGACGAAGACCATTAACGTCACTGATTCTTCAAGTTTTCAGGCCGCAAGACTCCCTATAAAGGACTATGAAAACCCACAGGTTGTCAGTTCAGTGAATGGAAGATTGATCGCAAACCGAAATAACTATACTCAATCTTCAATGCTTAATAATGTAGCCGGCATAACGCCAAGCTGGGCCGGTATAGCTCCTAACATTACTATCAGGGGATTTAGAACAAGACCTAACTTTAGAAATGGATTAAATGCATTTCTTGCTTACAACAGTGAAACTATCAATATAAAACAGTTAGATGTTATAAAAGGTCCGGCAGGCACTTTGTTTGGTAGTGCGAATGTAGTGTTTGGTGGTATTGTCAACAGCATTTCCTACAAACCCGAAGATGCCACCTTTACCAATATTGAACTCGCAGGAGGGAACAACAATTTCCAAAGAGGAACAATCGATATAAACACCTTCCTGGATTCCAGCCATTATGCATTGTTTCGTTTGATGGGTGCATATACCTATAAAGAAAGCTTCCAGGATGATGGATTGTACAGGAATATTTTTCTGGCCCCTGGCTTTTCTTATAAAGTAACTCAGAAATTGCAACTTGAGCTGGAAGCAGAATTTGAAAGACGTACATCTACCAACAGTACATTGCTTACTCCGGCCAATCCTTTAGTGAATGGCGTATTGACAAACACCCAAAGTGCTGGCAATTTACACCTGGATTACAAAAAATCCTATACAGATAATAGCCTGCTGTGGAGAACAACCGGACTTAATCTGTATGCCAGGGCAATTTACACCCTGTCAAACAGGTGGAGGTCTGAAACGAATCTGGTCAGTGTATATGGAACATCTAATGGCACCTACCAGACCAATACGCTGGTCCAAAACAATGCAGCAGTAGCCCGGAAAATGTTATACTATAACCCGGAAAATATGATCAGTCAGCAAGTCCAGCAGAATTTTACCGGAGATTTCAGAATAGCAAACTGGCGTAACCGTTTGGTGGCGGGGATAGATTATTATCATTATATCTATTTGGCGGATTATAGTAGCCTGGGCAGGAATTTTGATACAGTATCCATCGCTAATCCTGGTAACACTGGTGCAAAGTTGACAGAGCAATATCTATTAAACTTACTGAATGGTTCTACTCCTTACAGGACAAAATCAGAACAAAACATTTATTCAGCATATTTATCCGATGTTTTAAATCCAATAGAGGCGCTATCCATTACACTAAGTGCCAGAGTAGATCATTTAAATAACCTTGGCACATTAGACCAGAATACAGGTGCCGTTTCAGGAAAATACAATCAGACAGCATTCTCCCCAAAATTGGGGATAACCTGGCAGTTGATACCACGAACGATTACTGTATTCATCAATTACATGAATGGCTTTCAAAACGTTGCACCAACATCTCAATCAAATGGTACTGTAATGAATTTTAAGCCTCAATATGGTAATCAGCTGGAAGGTGGCGTGAAAATTTCTACTGGCAACCGGAAACTGAATGCAACATTCAGTTATTATGATATTAACGTGTCGAATGTTTTACGTACCAGCCCTAATGACAATACCCTTTATATCCAGGATGGTAAACAATATAGCCGGGGGCT
This Chitinophaga sancti DNA region includes the following protein-coding sequences:
- a CDS encoding helix-turn-helix domain-containing protein, which codes for MREAIPVYSLSTFGPDTNDFRIDVLPYLLLHYPFLEHLHRLSYYMLIYVWDAAGWVTIDNEKIHAEGPKVIFAKPNSICCLDLNNRATGFMVCFTEHFFSLRYNNNVLHRFAFMTQHVSIATRISHEQSGKWDHLLMQIQNEFENIFEGKHDLLRSYLNILLHELDRSIFKLPVKEEKNIKHIKIIRFEQLVEDNYAHHRHPSFYADQLHITTNYLNKLCHEFYHTTSGSIIRSRIVKEAGRLLHHTAQSVAEIAYELGFESASYFITFYKKETGITPENFRKSKTLKS
- a CDS encoding SCO family protein; the encoded protein is MKTQILTALLLIITAGLISCHTQPGKLPMLGDADYRTNPVTGITDTIYPVITNFTLTDQDSNQVTNNTFADKIYVADFIFLSCPTICPTMTKEMLKVYHAFDDNRNVNFLSHTIDPEYDTIPRLKAYSTSLGVQTERWHFVTAPADTIYKLAASYYATVYPDSTIPGGFTHSGGFLLIDQNRHIRGVYDGTDSTETGRLIRDIHILLKEKT
- a CDS encoding TonB-dependent receptor — protein: MKYIQFLILFLFTIPALGQSIQGSITTNTGDPLSHIVISLEGTSYRAVTDEEGTFIINKIQTGTYTLMATGAGYTATKQNIIISQGKNLVLTLELNRSTRQLNEVTIGTHLVRAKDKASSFSARLPLRYLENPQVITTISNQLIREQGLTDLNSIITRNAPGVSKGWASVSSYYISRGFNTRNYIRNGVAGYVTGDMDMANVEQLSVIKGPSGALFGSSLVSFGGVLNRITKKPFDSTMVEVGFQGGSYDLNRFTADINTPLNKDKTALMRVNTAYHYEGSFQDAGFLRGIFVAPSLTYKASDRLTFFLDAEIYSRESTSMPQFIPTGPKQTGSTQTWAATPEALPLEYKRSYSNNGITLKDPNISFYGQINYKISSQWTSQTNLISTRAENTGNYLTFSLPKGDSLLIRNVSQYLTSTYIIRQVQQNFIGDFKIGQLRNRLVAGLEFYQNTSNFSSNALNGRSGRVSFDTLNLHGSMPSYNAINATAINTKLNNYTPTYSSSSIYTYAAYASDVLNITDRLNVMISLRVDRYDNKGTTNTATVAISGNYEQTSFSPKFGFVYEILKDHLSVFGNYTNGFQNVAPVTQPDGTVSTFKPQYANQLEGGIKADLAKDILSATVSYYDIKVNNTVRTDPANPTYSIQEGSQYSKGVEIDLQAKPVKGLFLNAGFAYNDSNMTSADSTIKGLRPVSSGPDKMVNFYASYQLPIGLGIGAGGNYASRNLIINNTINGQFYLNSYTIINASLFYNHARYRFAIIADNIGNKAYYTGGSGTFTPGMLRRISASIAVRF
- a CDS encoding DJ-1/PfpI family protein, which codes for MRQLFVFISLIWGTGAVFAQNIPAEKPVIKVAVLAYDGMELQDFAGPADVFIKAGSVTRGQYQVYTVAFKPGMVFTDGHIGIQPDYQISNMPKPDVLVIPGAGMKVIDSLREDSAMCSFIRQYKDSVAVTMSVCTGAYLLGAAGILDHHKATTHFFVADDFGETFPNLTLVKEVRYVDEGNIITTSGVTSGIDGALHLVERYSGDRMSSMVARGMQYYPHREEAWPLPGAGMKFQRDAHPMNMNNLDTSASDVVCRMPMVDKKINTEYKGKTYYFCSETCKKNFLKNPGKYIK
- a CDS encoding TonB-dependent receptor, which codes for MKEVLYILSGIFLFTNVQGQSIKGTVSAVNNNGIDGATITILNAGKSTSSDRAGDFKFAGILPGTYQLSVSAIGFATKIIGAKVVAGQVTELHITLTEQNRQLSEAVVTANKREEDIIKVATSITSLSAKKIEDNRVWGLGDLAAIVPNYAYQELGVAYQQIQSIRGIQAFSENPAVSTYIDDVNNLDILANGAALTDVERIEVLRGPQGTLFGRNAMGGVVNIITKKPTNNATGFVEAGAGNLALQRFSAGIKTPIVKDKLFFGFTGLYQSKNGFYVNDTTGTGATDGSINGKRLGDVKNIYGNLFLKWLPTSRLMFTLNIKGQRDWSNNSTYMVSQFNDSVGFADPNKLNLGRIGQDQRNIFNNSLVVKYSASSFTITSISAYQNIRMGYKDIYFPGYYSSFYDKKPGELLPPQVVYSEEVRINSNSDTKLQYTAGIYGFSQKSHGGDNVYELSAADAATYGYPDGSYIIARNDGKNYGLAGFGEVSYQLTDKLKATVGLRYDYENRQSTFNGFGDAILMNGEVTNYVPDTTAKGTYSAFSPKFVLSYAVNSHSNVYASYNRGFRAGGINAQRFTTSTNAKQTFDPEYSDNFEIGYKTNLAQNKVSIAASAFLIKWKDMQMSNIVAPFTYALENVGNSRSMGLELEISAIPVNGLQLDGSVGLNKTKYEDFDLVRVDYATGIETKTPIAGNSLSNTPSHTIYLAAQYEFGLTKKMRAVIHGDVRNIGTYYSDMQNTIKQPTYTLLNTRVGLNYDNYGLFFWGQNLSNERYLLYGNGDNSFGRNVIMSGPRTYGVTLSARF
- a CDS encoding DJ-1/PfpI family protein yields the protein MKKIMLAFAIVTTIVSCKNKKEATDVKAKGHDEQLAEMFPAPKVDIKTVGILLYDGYSTLDAMGPYNVLGELMGTNVFFVGLHKGLVADGRGMKVQVDTSIDEVKHLDILVIPGGFKETYELTKDTNLLNWIRAIDSSSVYTTSVCTGAWILGATGVLKGKEATTHWWGKKILAAEFGAKVQQKRYVRSGKYWTSAGITAGMDMGLALINEIRGENYTKAIMLDLEYDPQPIYKGGSDYNTDTTIVNAMRTMYDMGMEKVLHPVTTYENIKFDNNKDPFCGMPITTGVVDTVHYNGKIYGFCSKGCKDGFMKDPAAYAGLYK
- a CDS encoding TonB-dependent siderophore receptor; protein product: MKKEITGIVMMTLALFPISAIAQEYGKKDLDTITIRTKTINVTDSSSFQAARLPIKDYENPQVVSSVNGRLIANRNNYTQSSMLNNVAGITPSWAGIAPNITIRGFRTRPNFRNGLNAFLAYNSETINIKQLDVIKGPAGTLFGSANVVFGGIVNSISYKPEDATFTNIELAGGNNNFQRGTIDINTFLDSSHYALFRLMGAYTYKESFQDDGLYRNIFLAPGFSYKVTQKLQLELEAEFERRTSTNSTLLTPANPLVNGVLTNTQSAGNLHLDYKKSYTDNSLLWRTTGLNLYARAIYTLSNRWRSETNLVSVYGTSNGTYQTNTLVQNNAAVARKMLYYNPENMISQQVQQNFTGDFRIANWRNRLVAGIDYYHYIYLADYSSLGRNFDTVSIANPGNTGAKLTEQYLLNLLNGSTPYRTKSEQNIYSAYLSDVLNPIEALSITLSARVDHLNNLGTLDQNTGAVSGKYNQTAFSPKLGITWQLIPRTITVFINYMNGFQNVAPTSQSNGTVMNFKPQYGNQLEGGVKISTGNRKLNATFSYYDINVSNVLRTSPNDNTLYIQDGKQYSRGLEADLSAQPFPGLFIHAGSAYNNSKLTLADANTQGLRPVNSGPEWSANWYVNYRFLRGAVSGFSAGLGGFYVGRDLIINSKSAGQFYTDEYTLFNGTVSYEHNRFTWAFTADNLLNTKYYYGGRGFISPGALRQCIISVKMHF